The Candidatus Baltobacteraceae bacterium genome includes a region encoding these proteins:
- the gcvH gene encoding glycine cleavage system protein GcvH → MAQPQDLLYSKEHEWVKLNGDVATVGITDYAQNSLGDIVYVELPRVGATIAQFGNVGVVESVKAVSDLFTPIGGEVTEINGGLENDPALVNREPYAGGWLFKVKLSDTAQRNNLLAPADYEKEIAE, encoded by the coding sequence GTGGCGCAGCCGCAAGACCTCTTATACAGCAAAGAACACGAGTGGGTAAAACTCAATGGCGACGTTGCGACGGTCGGAATTACCGATTACGCGCAGAACTCGCTGGGCGACATCGTTTACGTGGAACTCCCGCGCGTCGGCGCGACGATCGCGCAATTCGGCAACGTCGGCGTCGTGGAATCGGTTAAGGCCGTCTCCGATCTCTTCACGCCCATCGGCGGTGAAGTGACCGAGATCAACGGCGGACTCGAGAACGATCCGGCGCTCGTCAATCGCGAACCGTACGCCGGCGGTTGGCTCTTCAAAGTGAAGCTCTCCGATACCGCGCAGCGTAACAACCTGCTCGCACCCGCCGACTACGAGAAAGAGATCGCAGAGTAG
- the speD gene encoding adenosylmethionine decarboxylase: MKLHCRRQPTRSGGGISPEVQEKIQKLKALGTHIVCELSGCNSDTLTDVDGVRATLMQAARESRATIMEVAFHRFQPQGVSGVVVLAESHISIHTWPETGYAAMDFYTCGDHTDPWLACDYAAKAFGAKSLQTTEIKRGVAATNDHFTHVVTVENEDRALTA; the protein is encoded by the coding sequence GTGAAACTGCACTGCAGGCGCCAGCCGACGAGGTCCGGAGGTGGGATTTCCCCCGAAGTCCAGGAGAAAATACAAAAATTGAAGGCACTCGGAACGCACATCGTGTGTGAACTCTCGGGGTGTAACTCGGACACCCTAACCGACGTTGACGGCGTTCGCGCCACGCTGATGCAGGCGGCCCGCGAGTCCAGAGCGACCATTATGGAAGTCGCTTTCCATCGCTTCCAGCCCCAGGGCGTCTCGGGCGTAGTTGTCCTGGCCGAATCGCACATTTCGATCCACACGTGGCCGGAGACCGGCTACGCGGCCATGGATTTCTACACGTGCGGCGACCATACCGACCCGTGGCTTGCTTGCGACTACGCCGCCAAAGCTTTTGGCGCGAAGAGTCTGCAAACGACCGAAATCAAGCGCGGTGTAGCCGCGACCAACGATCACTTCACGCACGTCGTGACGGTAGAGAACGAGGACCGCGCGCTAACCGCCTAA
- the gcvT gene encoding glycine cleavage system aminomethyltransferase GcvT → MTTTSNDVKRTALYDEHVRLGARMIPFGGFEMPVQYTSILREHDAVRHRAGLFDLSHMGQFILQGENVGAWADKLTVNNVATIKPLQARYNIFTNAEGGAHDDVIFYRLEGRWLLVVNASNAPKMWEHINAHLGDSGVKLTNLHGSNALIALQGPKSLEMLAPHTDVDIASLKYYFCAEGSVYGKHAVIARTGYTGEDGFELFVDGTDAAEIWSKLLADNRAAGLEPVGLGARDVLRLEAGMPLYGHEMTETITPIQAGMNWAVKLTKPEFLGKRALQAQSEGDTFARIAGIVMAGRTPARAGYKVFLGDREVGEVRSGSTAPSLQNQNVATVLVEKEAATPGTLLAVEIRGTRHDATVVSLPFYKRSS, encoded by the coding sequence ATGACGACGACCTCTAACGATGTAAAGCGCACCGCGCTCTACGACGAGCACGTGCGCCTGGGCGCGCGGATGATTCCGTTCGGCGGATTCGAGATGCCGGTGCAGTACACGAGCATCCTGCGCGAACACGACGCCGTCCGGCACCGGGCCGGGCTCTTCGATCTCTCGCACATGGGGCAGTTTATTCTGCAGGGCGAGAACGTCGGCGCTTGGGCGGATAAGCTCACCGTCAATAACGTCGCGACGATCAAACCGCTGCAGGCCCGCTACAATATTTTCACCAACGCCGAGGGCGGCGCGCACGACGACGTGATCTTCTACCGCCTCGAAGGCCGCTGGCTGCTGGTCGTCAATGCCAGCAACGCGCCGAAAATGTGGGAACACATCAACGCGCACCTCGGCGACTCGGGCGTCAAACTGACCAACCTTCACGGCAGCAACGCGCTCATCGCGCTGCAAGGTCCCAAGTCGCTCGAAATGCTCGCGCCCCATACCGACGTCGACATCGCGAGCTTGAAGTATTATTTCTGCGCGGAAGGCTCCGTTTACGGCAAGCACGCGGTGATCGCGCGGACCGGTTACACGGGAGAAGACGGCTTCGAACTTTTTGTGGACGGTACCGATGCGGCGGAAATCTGGTCGAAGCTGCTCGCGGACAATCGCGCCGCCGGTCTCGAACCGGTTGGTTTGGGCGCGCGCGACGTGCTGCGCCTCGAAGCCGGCATGCCGCTCTACGGCCACGAGATGACCGAGACGATCACGCCGATTCAAGCTGGGATGAATTGGGCCGTCAAATTGACCAAGCCCGAGTTCCTCGGCAAGCGAGCCTTGCAGGCGCAGAGCGAGGGCGATACGTTCGCTCGCATCGCCGGGATCGTAATGGCGGGGCGCACCCCGGCGCGCGCCGGCTACAAGGTCTTTCTCGGCGACCGGGAGGTCGGCGAAGTTCGCAGCGGTTCTACGGCACCCTCGCTCCAGAATCAGAACGTCGCGACGGTGCTCGTGGAAAAAGAAGCCGCAACCCCCGGCACGCTGCTGGCGGTCGAGATTCGCGGGACTCGCCACGACGCGACCGTCGTCTCGTTACCGTTTTACAAGCGTTCCTCTTAA
- a CDS encoding SDR family oxidoreductase — translation MLVTGGGSGLGRSMARGFAREGATVCTIGRRQEAVDETSRLIESEGGTAFGLSCDVRDAARVGDTIAEIVRRTGSLDVLVNNAAGNFVKESEQLSPNGFKSVVDIVLLGTFNCTRAAFDALRAGKGSILNIIATYAWTGEPGAVHSAAAKAGVLNMTQTLAGEWGRYGIRANALAPGPIHTEGTDKNLWSVGDVEKQLVKMIPLGRLGEPEDVTRAALWLCSDEARWISGSTLTVDGGMAVHGGSLNFRRALDALTAKSPPAP, via the coding sequence GTGCTGGTAACCGGCGGCGGATCGGGCCTCGGCCGCTCGATGGCTCGCGGTTTCGCGCGCGAGGGCGCGACCGTCTGCACGATCGGGCGACGTCAAGAAGCCGTCGACGAGACCTCGCGCCTGATCGAAAGCGAGGGCGGTACGGCCTTCGGACTGAGTTGTGACGTGCGCGACGCCGCGCGAGTCGGCGACACGATCGCCGAAATCGTACGGCGTACCGGCAGTCTCGACGTCCTGGTCAACAATGCGGCCGGCAATTTCGTTAAGGAGTCCGAGCAGCTTTCACCCAACGGCTTCAAGTCGGTCGTCGATATCGTGCTGCTCGGAACGTTCAATTGTACGCGTGCGGCTTTCGACGCGCTGCGAGCCGGTAAAGGCAGCATTCTCAACATCATCGCTACCTACGCGTGGACCGGCGAGCCGGGAGCCGTGCACTCGGCTGCGGCGAAGGCGGGCGTGCTCAACATGACGCAGACGCTCGCCGGCGAGTGGGGCCGTTACGGCATCCGCGCCAACGCGCTCGCGCCTGGACCGATCCACACCGAAGGAACGGACAAAAACCTGTGGAGCGTCGGCGACGTGGAGAAGCAGCTCGTGAAAATGATTCCGCTCGGTCGCCTCGGCGAACCTGAGGACGTAACGCGCGCCGCGCTCTGGCTTTGCTCCGATGAAGCGCGCTGGATCAGCGGCAGTACCTTGACCGTGGACGGCGGGATGGCGGTGCACGGCGGAAGCTTGAACTTCCGCCGCGCCCTCGACGCCCTTACTGCGAAGAGCCCGCCTGCGCCGTAA
- a CDS encoding PaaI family thioesterase — translation MTIDQESARRQWDKEKSHFVELLDLHLVSVEGGRAVMRMPYRPQISNGTGAVHGGAIVSLCDTVFYLALASLYGREQDTTTVSLQCNFLAPAVPPHDLIAEAKVLKSGRRIVYGEVYVRSGDIIVAHATLNFLNSYPQEKPKQS, via the coding sequence ATGACGATCGATCAAGAGTCGGCGCGCCGGCAGTGGGATAAGGAGAAGTCGCACTTCGTCGAGCTTCTCGATTTGCATTTGGTCAGCGTCGAGGGCGGCCGCGCCGTCATGCGCATGCCCTATCGCCCGCAGATCTCCAACGGCACCGGCGCCGTCCATGGCGGCGCCATCGTCAGCCTGTGCGACACCGTCTTCTATCTCGCGCTTGCCTCGCTCTACGGCCGCGAACAGGACACGACCACCGTCTCGCTCCAATGCAACTTTCTGGCCCCGGCGGTGCCTCCGCACGACCTCATCGCCGAGGCGAAGGTCCTCAAGTCCGGCCGGCGCATCGTTTACGGCGAGGTCTACGTTCGCAGCGGCGATATAATCGTGGCGCACGCAACGTTGAACTTTCTCAACTCCTATCCGCAAGAAAAGCCAAAGCAGTCATGA